The Cyanobium sp. Tous-M-B4 DNA window ATTGGCTTTCCAGCAGCTTCAGCAGGCCTATGGGGTGCTGAGCGACCCGGCCCTGCGTCAGCGCTACGACGACCAGCTGCGCCCGCCTTCGCTGCCCAGCAGCCCCGTTGCACCGCCACAGACCATCATTTCTCGGCCTGCTTCGGTGCGGCGTGATCTTTCTGGTGGCGAGTGGCTGGCGCTGCTGCTGCTGGGCTTTGCCCTGGTGTTGAGCTTGGTTCTGGGTGTGGGAGTGGCCTGGATGCGCGGCGCCCAATTGGTGCAATGGCCGAGCTGGTGGCCTGAGGGCGCCCCCACCAACGTGACAGGGTTGGTTTCATGACCGATATGCCCAGTTCCCAGACACCGCTGTACCACCACCCCCTGCCTGCTCTGGAGCACTGGCTGGATCAGTTGGGTGCCAAGCGGCAGCGCGCCAATCCCTGCCTCTGGGACCTGCACCGCCCCGAATGGAGCGCCCAGATTGAGCTGGAGGTGGACGAGCTCAAAGTGAGCTGGCACAGCGACGGCCAGGTGTGTGTGCGTCACTTTCCCTATGGCTTGTCGCGGGCCGATGCCGAAGCGGTGATCCTGGCGGGGCCTTAACGGCAGATGCGGCTCTGGCGCTCCTCTGCGCTGGAGAGCGGCCCGCAGTTGACCCAGCGCACCAGGGAGGTTTCAACGTCGGTGAACAGCACCAGCACGCCGCCGCAGAGCAGCACCAGGGCGCCACTTACCAACCAGTGCTGCTTGCTCATCGGCGGGGGTTTGGGCCTGCGCCCATGGCTGCCGTCAGGGTACGGCCCAGCTCTTGCGCCTGCCATTGGGCAGCCAGCCCCGAGGCGGTGAGCGGTTCTAAAGGTGGCAGCTGGGCTAGCACGGGCGCTTGGGCCAAGGCGGCCAGGGTGGCGGGATTGTCGGGATGGAGCGGGCCATTCAGCACCAGTCCCAGCAGGGGAATCGAGCGCTGGCGCAGGGCCTGCACCGACAGCAGGGTGTGGTTGAGGGTGCCCAGGCCGCTGCGGGCCACCAGCAGCACCGGCAGCCCCCAGGTGGCTAGCTGATCGATTTGCAGCCAGTCGCGGCGCAGGGGCACCAGCAGCCCACCGGCGGTCTCAACTACCAATGGCCCGGCCACTGCCGGCAGGGCCAGCCGGGCCGGGTCGATCGTGATGCCCTCTAGTTCGGCTGCCCAGTGGGGTGACACCGGCGTCTGCAGCCGGTAGGCCTCCGGCAGCAACCGCTCCGCTGGCAGCTGCAGCAGGGCCTGCAGGCGGCCCGAGTCGCCGCCGCCTTCCAGTCCGCTTTGCACCGGTTTCCAGTAGGTGGCCCCGAGCCCCTGCACCACAAGGGCGCTCACCACGGTTTTGCCCACGTCGGTGTCTGTGCCGCAGATCACCAGGGCGTTGCTGCAGCTGCTCATGGGCCGGGTCGCTGACCAAGTAGCACTAATACTTCCCAGCTGACGCAGCCATCTGCTGGCCAGCAGTGCAGCAGCCGGCGCAACTCGGCCGCACTGAGGCGGCTGGCCCGGCTGGCGCTGGCCCCGAGGCCCTGTAGCTGCTGCAGAAAGCCGAGGCCGCTGCCGTAGGCGCGGCTGAAGCGCAGCCGGCGGCTGTAGTGAGCCATCAGGCCGCCCCGGCTGGTGGCTGCCAGCAGGGCTTCGGCGTCGGGCAGGCTCAGGGCTGTGCAGGGCACCCCTGCAGCCGCGGCGGCCTGGTGCCACTGGGGAAAACTGGCGCTTGTCGGCACCGCCAGGCCGAGCCAGCCCCCTGGCCGCAACTGCTCGCACCAGTGCTGCACTTGGGCTGGGGGATTCTCCAGCCACTGCAAGGCGAAGCTGGAGGTGAGCAGGGAGGCCTGGCCCAGTTGCTCCGGCAGCCCCCGGTTGAGGTCCCAGCCGAGCTGGCCGCCGGCAGTGGTCAGGGGGTTATGGGCCAGTAGTTCGGGGCAGATATCAAGCTGCAGGAGGGCTTCCTGGCATCCCTGAGCCCGCAGCGCCTGCCCCACCAGGCCGCTGCCGGCGCCCAGATCGGCCCTTGGGCCGGCGGCAAGGTGGAGGGGCGCGCATAGGTGGGCCAGGCGCCAGGCCACCCCCTGCTGCAGGCGGGCATGGCGGGCGTAGCCGGCGGCATGGCGGCCGAAGCGGCTGCTCACGCGCGCGCTGAACACTGAGTCATCTAACAGCGTGTCACTTAAAACCGTGTCACGCACTGGATTTGCGTTCATGGCAGGCCCTCGATCCAGCCACACACGGTGGGCACGAGGGCCGGGCTGAGCAGGCAATGCCCCACGCCCGCCAGCACCAGGGTGTCGGCGGCAGGTAGGAGGCTGCGCAGCTGTTGGCGGGCTTGCGGATTCACGATCTGATCCTCGCCGCCCTCCACTATCAACACCCGCGCCTGGAGCGGGAAGCCAGGCGGTAGCCCCGCCGTGGCCGCCAACAGGTTTAGATCTTCTGCCAGCCGCTGGCGGCCGGAGGCATCAAGGGGGGCGGCGGCGATGCCGGGTGGCAGCAGGCTGGCGGGCTGGGGGGCTGCGGCGCGCTCCATAAATGTTTGCAGCATGGTGCTCGCTTCGGGGCCGGCCAGCTGGCTTGCCATGGCCGCCACGGCGCTGCGCAGCCGGCGGCCGCCGGGGCCCTCGGGCAGGAATGCTCCGAAGCTGGCGAGCAGCACCACCGCATCGGCCTGGGCCAGCACGGAGGCGGGCAGCAGGTGGGGGCCCAGCGAGTGGGCGATCACCAGCTTCAGCCCCTGGTCGCTCTGCCAGGCCACCGGCCTGGGCGCTTGCCCGCCGTAGCCCCGTTCGCCGCACTGCCACGCCCAACCGCGGGCGCTCCAGGCGCTGTGGAATGGTTCCCAGCCCTGGGCATCGCCGGCCCATCCGTGCATGGCGATCAGCTGCATGCAGGACTCCCCAGCGCTGTGAGCAATCGCTCCAATGTGCCCGCCGGTAGGTCGTGGCGCAGCACCAGCCGCAGCCGCGCCGTGCCTTCGGGCACGGTGGGGGGGCGGATGGCCACGCTCAATAGGCCGGCTGCTTCCAATCTTTGTTGCAGCTCGAGAGCCCGGAGATCGTTGCCCACCAGCAGCGGCAGGATCGGCCCGGTGCCTGGCGGCCGCGGCCAGCCGGCCGCTTCCAGGCCGGCGCGCCAACGGGCGGCTCGCTGCAGCAGGGCCTCGCCGCGGGGTTCGGCCTGAATCAGGGCCAGGGCAGCCAGGGCGCCGGCGGCCAAAGGTGGGGCAAGGGCTGTGGTGTAGCGGAAGGCGCCGCTGGATTGCAGCAGCCAGTCCCCCACCAGGGCATCGCCGGCCAGAAAGGCCCCGCCGCCACCAAAAGCCTTGCCGAAGGTGCCGCTGATCAGGGCGATTTCGGGCTGGTTGTGGCCCAACCCCCGTCCGCCGGGGCCGAGCACCCCCAGGGCATGGGCCTCATCGAGCAGCAGGGCGGCGCCGTGTTCGGCGCAGAGGGCCGTCAGGGCCGCCACATCCACACTGGTGCCCTGCATCGAGAACAGGCTCTCGCTCAGCACCAGCAGCCGCTGCTCGGGAGCGCTCTGGCGGGCTGCTTGCAGCTGGGAGTCGAGCTGGGCCAGGTCGTTGTGGGCGAAGCGCTGCAACCGGGCACCGCTGGCGCGCACCCCGGTGAGCAGGGAGTGGTGGATCAGCCGGTCGGCCAGCACCAGGCTGTGGCGATCGGCCAGGGCCCCTACCGCCGCCAGGTTTGCCTGAAAGCCGCTGGGGAATAGCAGCACCTGCTCGCGCCCCAGCCAGGCAGCCAGCGCTGCCTCTAGCTCGCCATGCACCGGCCGACTGCCGCTCACCAGCCGCGATGCTCCGGCCCCCAGTCCCTGGCTGGCCGCGGCGGCCTGGGCGGCTGACACCACCTCGGGGTGACGGCTCAGGCCCAGGTAGTCGTTGCTGGCTAGATCCAGCAGGGGGGCACTCCTGCTGTGGGGAGTTGCCAGATCAAGGGTGGCGGCGGTTGCGGCGGGGGCAAAGCTGCGCAGGCCGCGGCGGCGCTGGGGGGGAATGGCTGCGAGTTGACGCCGCAATTGATCCCGCCAGCTGGCGGCTCTTTCCCCTGAGGGGGGAGAGGTGGTGCCGGGTTGTGTCAACGACCGGACAGGGCTGCGCAAACGCTAAATCCGAGCTTGTGCCTCGGCCTGTTGCTACTAGAGCTGGCCTGAGGCGGATCAGGCATCTCCCTCATAGGATGGATACATGATCCAGCTCAAAAAGCAGCGTGCCTGAAATGGCGCCCAATGGGCTGGATCCTGCAGCAATTTTCCCCTTCCCGCTCGACGACTTCCAGCTCGAGGCGATCGACGCGCTCAACCAGGGCCACTCGGTAGTGGTGAGCGCCCCCACGGGCTCCGGTAAGACGTTGGTGGGTGAGTACGCCATCTACCGCGCTCTGGCCCATGGCCAGAAAGTTTTTTACACCACGCCGCTGAAGGCGCTCTCTAATCAGAAACTGCGCGATTTCCGCGAGCAGTTTGGTGCCGACAAGGTGGGGCTCCTAACCGGTGACATGAGCCTCAACAGAGAGGCCCAGGTGGTGGTGATGACCACCGAGATCTTCCGCAACATGCTCTACGCGGAAGCCGATGCGGGAGATGACCCGCTGGAGGGCGTGGAGGCGGTGGTGCTCGATGAGTGCCACTACATGAACGATTCCCAGCGCGGCACCGTCTGGGAGGAGTCGATCATTCACTGCCCGCCGCCGATTCAATTGGTGGCGCTTTCGGCAACGGTGGCCAATGCGGGCCAGCTCACCGACTGGATCGAGAGAGTGCATGGGCCCACCCAGCTGGTGCTCAGTGACCACCGGCCGGTGCCGCTGGCCTTTAGCTTCTGCAGTGCCAAGGGGCTGCACCCCCTGCTCAACGACGAGGGCACCGGGCTCCATCCCAACTGCAAGGTGTGGCGCGCCCCCAAGGGCAGCCAGCGCAAGGGCCCTAAAACACCGAAACCGCCCCAGCCCGAGGCTCCCCCCCTGGGTTTTGTGGTGGCCCAGATGGCGGAGCGCGACATGCTGCCGGCCATCTACTTCATCTTCAGCCGCCGGGGC harbors:
- a CDS encoding J domain-containing protein, whose product is MASSPPSYYSLLQVQQSASSQELRQAFRGLSKRYHPDTTVLPAGEAALAFQQLQQAYGVLSDPALRQRYDDQLRPPSLPSSPVAPPQTIISRPASVRRDLSGGEWLALLLLGFALVLSLVLGVGVAWMRGAQLVQWPSWWPEGAPTNVTGLVS
- a CDS encoding DUF3143 domain-containing protein, with amino-acid sequence MTDMPSSQTPLYHHPLPALEHWLDQLGAKRQRANPCLWDLHRPEWSAQIELEVDELKVSWHSDGQVCVRHFPYGLSRADAEAVILAGP
- the bioD gene encoding dethiobiotin synthase, whose translation is MSSCSNALVICGTDTDVGKTVVSALVVQGLGATYWKPVQSGLEGGGDSGRLQALLQLPAERLLPEAYRLQTPVSPHWAAELEGITIDPARLALPAVAGPLVVETAGGLLVPLRRDWLQIDQLATWGLPVLLVARSGLGTLNHTLLSVQALRQRSIPLLGLVLNGPLHPDNPATLAALAQAPVLAQLPPLEPLTASGLAAQWQAQELGRTLTAAMGAGPNPRR
- a CDS encoding methyltransferase domain-containing protein — translated: MNANPVRDTVLSDTLLDDSVFSARVSSRFGRHAAGYARHARLQQGVAWRLAHLCAPLHLAAGPRADLGAGSGLVGQALRAQGCQEALLQLDICPELLAHNPLTTAGGQLGWDLNRGLPEQLGQASLLTSSFALQWLENPPAQVQHWCEQLRPGGWLGLAVPTSASFPQWHQAAAAAGVPCTALSLPDAEALLAATSRGGLMAHYSRRLRFSRAYGSGLGFLQQLQGLGASASRASRLSAAELRRLLHCWPADGCVSWEVLVLLGQRPGP
- a CDS encoding alpha/beta fold hydrolase, whose protein sequence is MQLIAMHGWAGDAQGWEPFHSAWSARGWAWQCGERGYGGQAPRPVAWQSDQGLKLVIAHSLGPHLLPASVLAQADAVVLLASFGAFLPEGPGGRRLRSAVAAMASQLAGPEASTMLQTFMERAAAPQPASLLPPGIAAAPLDASGRQRLAEDLNLLAATAGLPPGFPLQARVLIVEGGEDQIVNPQARQQLRSLLPAADTLVLAGVGHCLLSPALVPTVCGWIEGLP
- a CDS encoding aminotransferase class I/II-fold pyridoxal phosphate-dependent enzyme, whose amino-acid sequence is MRRQLAAIPPQRRRGLRSFAPAATAATLDLATPHSRSAPLLDLASNDYLGLSRHPEVVSAAQAAAASQGLGAGASRLVSGSRPVHGELEAALAAWLGREQVLLFPSGFQANLAAVGALADRHSLVLADRLIHHSLLTGVRASGARLQRFAHNDLAQLDSQLQAARQSAPEQRLLVLSESLFSMQGTSVDVAALTALCAEHGAALLLDEAHALGVLGPGGRGLGHNQPEIALISGTFGKAFGGGGAFLAGDALVGDWLLQSSGAFRYTTALAPPLAAGALAALALIQAEPRGEALLQRAARWRAGLEAAGWPRPPGTGPILPLLVGNDLRALELQQRLEAAGLLSVAIRPPTVPEGTARLRLVLRHDLPAGTLERLLTALGSPACS